One window of the Populus nigra chromosome 4, ddPopNigr1.1, whole genome shotgun sequence genome contains the following:
- the LOC133691988 gene encoding conserved oligomeric Golgi complex subunit 4 — protein sequence MVATPNGAVTKSPKPQPQPLQEEPQQEDETTLNSPSIKFGTPEALDHVRNLTDVGAMTRLLHECIAYQRGLDLNLDTLLSQRSDLDKNLHHLQKSADVLEIVKADFDHMHSNVRSTCDLADHVSAKVRELDLAQSRVNSTLLRIDAIVERGNCIEGVKNALEKEDYESAAKYVQTFLQIDAKYKDSGSDQREQLLASKRTLEGIVGKKLSAAVDSRDHSTILRFIRLFSPLGLEEEGLQVYVGYLKKVISMRSRLEFENLVELMEQSYNNSNVSSNVNFVGGLTNLFKDIVLAIEENDEILRGLCGEDGIVYAICELQEECDSRGSLILKKYMEYRKLGKLASEINAQNKNLLAVGAPEGPDPREIELYLEEILSLMQLGEDYTEFMVSKIKGLSSVDPELVPRATKSFRSGSFSRVVQEITGFYVILEGFFMVENVRKAIKIDEHVPDSLTTSTVDDVFYVLQSCLRRAISTSNVNSVIAVLSAAGSLLSNEYHEALQQKMRELNLGAKLFLGGVGVQKTGTEFATALNNMDVSGEYVLKLKHEIEEQCAEAFPASADRERVKSCLSELGDVSSTFKQALNAGMEQLVATVTPRIRPVLDSVATISYELSEAEYADNEVNDPWVQRLLHSVETNVSWLQPLMTANNYDSFVHLVIDFIVKRLEVIMMQKRFSQLGGLQLDRDVRALVSHFSSMTQRTVRDKFARLTQMATILNLEKVSEILDFWGENSGPMTWRLTPAEVRRVLGLRVDFKPEAIAALKL from the exons atggtaGCAACCCCAAATGGAGCAGTCACGAAATCCCCAAAACCCCAACCACAACCACTACAAGAAGAACCCCAACAAGAAGACGAAACCACCCTCAACTCTCCCTCTATTAAATTCGGCACCCCTGAAGCCTTAGACCACGTTCGCAACCTAACAGACGTAGGCGCCATGACTCGTCTCCTCCACGAATGCATAGCCTACCAACGCGGTCTCGACCTCAACCTCGATACTCTTTTATCCCAACGTTCCGATCTCGACAAGAATCTCCATCACCTCCAAAAATCCGCTGATGTTCTCGAGATTGTCAAAGCCGATTTCGACCACATGCACTCCAATGTCCGCTCCACCTGCGATTTAGCAGATCACGTGAGTGCCAAAGTGCGTGAGCTCGATCTTGCTCAGTCGCGTGTTAATTCCACCCTCTTGCGTATTGATGCGATTGTTGAGAGAGGGAATTGTATTGAAGGAGTGAAGAATGCGCTTGAAAAAGAGGATTATGAGTCTGCTGCCAAGTATGTGCAGACATTTTTGCAGATTGATGCAAAGTATAAAGATTCTGGATCGGATCAGAGAGAGCAGTTGTTGGCGTCGAAGAGAACGCTCGAAGGAATTGTGGGCAAGAAGTTGTCCGCTGCGGTGGATTCCAGGGATCATTCGACGATTTTAAGGTTTATCAGGCTTTTTTCGCCTCTAGGATTGGAAGAAGAGGGCTTGCAGGTTTATGTTGGATATTTAAAGAAAGTGATTTCGATGCGATCTAGGCTTGAGTTTGAGAATTTAGTGGAGTTAATGGAACAGAGTTATAATAATAGTAATGTTAGTAGTAATGTTAATTTTGTTGGGGGTTTGACGAATTTGTTTAAGGATATTGTTTTGGCtattgaagaaaatgatgagatATTGAGGGGTTTGTGTGGTGAAGATGGGATTGTTTATGCAATTTGCGAATTACAAGAGGAGTGTGATTCGAGGGGTtctttgattttgaagaaatatatGGAGTATAGGAAACTGGGGAAGTTGGCGTCGGAGATTAATGCACAGAATAAGAATTTACTTGCTGTTGGTGCACCGGAAGGGCCAGACCCAAGAGAGATTGAGTTGTATTTAGAAGAGATATTGTCATTGATGCAATTAGGTGAGGATTATACAGAATTCATGGTTTCGAAGATTAAAGGGTTGAGCTCTGTTGATCCCGAGTTGGTTCCACGAGCTACTAAATCATTTAGGAGTGGGAGTTTTAGTAGAGTTGTTCAGGAGATCACTGGGTTTTATGTGATTTTAGAGGGATTCTTTATGGTTGAAAATGTAAGGAAAGCTATTAAGATTGATGAGCATGTGCCTGATAGCCTTACAACGTCTACTGTTGACGATGTGTTCTATGTTCTTCAAAGTTGCTTGAGAAGGGCAATATCAACTTCAAACGTTAATTCTGTGATTGCAGTCTTGAGTGCTGCAGGTAGTTTGTTAAGTAATGAATACCATGAAGCTTTGCAACAGAAAATGAGAGAACTAAACCTTGGTGCAAAGCTGTTTTTGGGTGGTGTTGGTGTACAAAAGACTGGGACTGAGTTTGCCACTGCATTGAATAATATGGATGTGAGTGGCGAGTATGTCTTGAAGTTGAAgcatgagattgaagagcaatgTGCTGAG GCATTCCCTGCATCAGCAGATAGAGAAAGGGTGAAATCTTGTTTGTCTGAGTTGGGTGATGTGAGCAGTACTTTCAAGCAAGCCCTGAATGCTGGCATGGAACAACTAGTGGCAACTGTTACACCTCGAATCCGTCCAGTATTAGATAGTGTAGCAACTATCAGTTATGAATTATCTGAAGCTGAATATGCAGATAATGAGGTGAATGACCCATGGGTCCAGAGGCTTCTCCACTCTGTTGAGACAAATGTATCGTGGCTCCAGCCTCTAATGACTGCCAACAATTATGATTCATTTGTACATTTGGTCATTGACTTCATTGTGAAGAGGCTTGAAGTGATCATGATGCAGAAGAGGTTCAGTCAGCTTGGAGGCCTTCAGCTTGACAGGGATGTGAGGGCATTGGTAAGCCATTTCTCAAGCATGACTCAGAGGACTGTGAGAGACAAGTTTGCTCGTCTCACTCAAATGGCAACTATCCTCAACTTAGAAAAAGTATCTGAGATTCTGGATTTCTGGGGTGAGAACTCAGGACCTATGACCTGGAGACTAACCCCTGCAGAGGTTAGGCGAGTGTTGGGTCTAAGGGTTGATTTTAAACCTGAAGCGATTGCTGCTTTGAAGTTGTGA
- the LOC133691794 gene encoding LOW QUALITY PROTEIN: 28 kDa ribonucleoprotein, chloroplastic-like (The sequence of the model RefSeq protein was modified relative to this genomic sequence to represent the inferred CDS: inserted 1 base in 1 codon; substituted 1 base at 1 genomic stop codon), translated as MQILELEAPFRKWADQPYPLGKFGAHFSNGHPQQALRRTRHYSLLLSKLKPKQQLHQRQPLYHSLRQSNFSTPKLCCCLFRSNSLHLPSRKGLTVLAVEDKEPEIAEEINNLSQENGDFESEKQTKPCELYVCNLPRCSDIADLVEMLMSFGPVLSVEVSRNPETGVSRGCRYITMSSIESSRNAVSALDGSVEMSVAGRRNPEALNSAPTKHLFYESPHKLCIGXLPWSTKLEXLRNLFSQFGVVDSARVLYDRRGGKNRTYAFLSFSSSAERDAALSMNGAVKLSSILPSFNFLSSFTSFVIVTH; from the exons ATGCAAATTTTGGAGCTGGAGGCTCCGTTTCGCAAATGGGCTGACCAACCATATCCACTTGGAAAGTTTGGAGCTCATTTCTCCAATGGCCACCCGCAGCAGGCTCTTAGGAGGACCCGACACTACTCTCTTCTCCTCTCGAAACTAAAACCAAAGCAGCAGCTACACCAACGACAACCTCTATATCATTCTCTCCGCCAATCCAACTTCAGTACCCCAAAACTCTGCTGCTGCTTGTTCCGCTCTAACTCTCTTCACTTGCCCTCAAGAAAAGGTCTCACTGTTTTAGCAGTTGAAGATAAGGAACCCGAGATTGCGGAGGAGATTAACAACTTGAGCCAGGAGAATGGTGACTTTGAATCCGAGAAGCAAACCAAACCATGCGAACTATACGTCTGTAATCTTCCAAGGTGTTCCGACATTGCAGACCTTGTAGAAATGCTCATGTCTTTCGGCCCTGTTCTTTCTGTTgag GTTTCTCGGAACCCTGAGACCGGTGTAAGCCGAGGATGTCGTTACATCACAATGAGTTCTATAGAGTCGTCAAGGAATGCAGTCTCTGCATTGGATGGATCAGTTGA GATGTCGGTGGCAGGGAGAAGGAACCCTGAGGCTCTGAACTCAGCACCCACAAAACACCTATTTTATGAAAGTCCACATAAGTTGTGCATAG ATCTTCCCTGGAGTACAAAACTGGAGTAGCTGAGGAATCTATTTAGCCAGTTTGGGGTTGTGGATAGTGCAAGGGTGTTGTATGATCGTAGAGGAGGAAAGAACCGTACTTATGCCTtcctttcattttcatcttctgCAGAACGCGATGCTGCACTTTCAATGAATGGAGCAGTTAAGCTCAGTAGCATCCTCCCTTCTTtcaactttctctcttctttcactTCGTTTGTCATTGTTACccattaa
- the LOC133691989 gene encoding pyruvate dehydrogenase E1 component subunit alpha-3, chloroplastic, with product MASASAFSATKFTQPFSLNGTTSRSHEKHQSFFDPLRTAPSSSSFLGSTRKLRLSSASKSKLLANPNRRSAVVAVSDVVKEKKVKSTTNLLITKEEGLEVYEDMILGRAFEDMCAQMYYRGKMFGFVHLYNGQEAVSTGFIKLLKREDSVVSTYRDHVHALSKGVPARAVMSELFGKTTGCCRGQGGSMHMFSKEHNLIGGFAFIGEGIPVATGAAFSSKYRREVLKEADCDHVTLAFFGDGTCNNGQFFECLNMAALWKLPIVFVVENNLWAIGMSHVRATSDPEIWKKGPAFGMPGVHVDGMDVLKVREVAKEAIGRARRGEGPTLVECETYRFRGHSLADPDELRDPAEKAHYAARDPITALKKYMIENSLASEAELKAIEKKIDEVVEEAVEFADESPHPSRSQLLENVFADPKGFGIGPDGRYRCEDPKFTEGTACV from the exons ATGGCATCAGCTTCAGCTTTCTCTGCTACCAAATTCACCCAGCCGTTTTCTCTCAACGGCACTACCTCCAGATCTCATGAAAAGCACCAATCTTTCTTTGATCCTCTTAGGACTGCCccttcttcctcctcttttctTGGATCCACCCGCAAACTTCGCCTTAGTTCTGCTTCCAAATCCAAGCTTTTGGCGAATCCCAACCGTCGATCGGCTGTTGTTGCTGTCTCTGATGTTGTCAAGGAAAAGAAGGTCAAATCTACCACCAATCTG TTGATCACTAAAGAAGAAGGATTGGAGGTATATGAAGATATGATATTGGGCAGAGCTTTCGAGGACATGTGTGCCCAGATGTATTATAGAGGCAAAatgtttggttttgttcatCTTTACAATGGTCAAGAGGCTGTCTCAACTGGGTTCATCAAGCTTTTGAAGCGGGAGGATTCTGTTGTCAGTACTTATCGTGATCATGTACATGCTTTAAGTAAGGGAGTCCCAGCTCGTGCTGTCATGAGCGAGCTCTTTGGCAAGACTACTGGGTGTTGCCGGGGCCAAGGTGGATCTATGCACATGTTCTCGAAAGAGCACAACTTGATTGGTGGGTTTGCTTTTATTGGAGAGGGAATTCCAGTGGCTACTGGTGCAGCATTTTCCAGCAAGTATAGGAGGGAGGTTTTGAAGGAGGCGGATTGTGATCATGTGACATTGGCCTTTTTTGGTGATGGTACTTGTAACAATGGGCAGTTCTTTGAGTGTTTGAACATGGCAGCATTGTGGAAATTGCCCATCGTGTTTGTTGTTGAGAATAACTTGTGGGCTATTGGGATGTCACATGTGAGGGCAACTTCGGATCCAGAGATTTGGAAGAAGGGTCCAGCATTTGGGATGCCAGGTGTTCATGTTGATGGAATGGATGTTTTGAAGGTGAGGGAGGTGGCCAAGGAGGCAATTGGAAGGGCTAGGAGAGGAGAAGGACCAACATTGGTGGAATGTGAAACTTACAGGTTTAGAGGACACTCATTGGCCGATCCTGATGAGCTTCGTGACCCTG CTGAGAAGGCTCACTATGCTGCTAGAGATCCCATCACAGCCTTGAAGAAGTACATGATTGAGAACAGCCTTGCCAGTGAAGCAGAGCTAAAGGCTATTGAGAAGAAGATAGACGAAGTGGTTGAGGAGGCTGTTGAATTTGCAGATGAGAGCCCTCATCCATCACGCAGCCAGTTACTTGAGAATGTCTTTGCTGATCCAAAGGGCTTTGGAATTGGACCTGATGGCCGGTATAGATGTGAGGATCCAAAATTCACAGAAGGTACGGCTTGTGTCTAG